The Flavobacterium sp. CBA20B-1 genome includes the window TTCTACTTTTCAAAACCAGTTCCGGTTCGGTTTGAATGATTTTTGCCCCGATTTTCAACATATTTTCAGAGATTGGAATTCCAAGAGGAATACCGACAGCTTTGCGCAATTCCCTCATAAAATCGATATTTCGTTCGGGTTTGGGAGCAACCAGATTGATGTTTCCTGTCAACTCCTTATCGATGATAAAAGCGATTGCTTTGGCAAAATCCAATTCATGAATCCAACTGACAAATTGATTTCCGTTTCCGTTTTTCCCTCCGAATCCTAATTGAGTTAATCTTTTTAAAGGGATAAATGCGCCACCGTTCTTTCCTAAAACTATCGAAGTTCTAACAGCCGTTTTCAACGCTTTATCAATTTCAATATCATAAAAAGCCTTTTCCCAAGACTTGGCAACATTCATAGAAAAATCATCGCCAATTTTCCCTGAATATTCATCCATCTGCTTGTCTTCTGAATGACGATAAATAGTAGCTGTTGATGAATTTATAAAATGTTTTGGAGGGTTTTTACATTTTAAAACGGCTTC containing:
- a CDS encoding TIGR01777 family oxidoreductase — its product is MKKMVIAAGTGFLGTVLIDFFKESYQEIIVLTRGRSEQKNNIAYVHWNAKSLTGWEKVLENADVLINLAGKSVDCRYTPENKAAILSSRIESTRVLNEAVLKCKNPPKHFINSSTATIYRHSEDKQMDEYSGKIGDDFSMNVAKSWEKAFYDIEIDKALKTAVRTSIVLGKNGGAFIPLKRLTQLGFGGKNGNGNQFVSWIHELDFAKAIAFIIDKELTGNINLVAPKPERNIDFMRELRKAVGIPLGIPISENMLKIGAKIIQTEPELVLKSRNVIPKRLTENGFTFTYHNLEKAFKNLLL